In Cytobacillus oceanisediminis, the following proteins share a genomic window:
- a CDS encoding BrxA/BrxB family bacilliredoxin has protein sequence MSMAYEEYMKQMVKPMREELVQAGFKELTASEGVEQFMEGLEGTALVVVNSVCGCAAGLARPAATQAVLRSEKKPDHLVTVFAGQDKEATAKMREYFDGYEPSSPSMALLKGKEVVHFIHRHDIEDHSMEAIMENLLAAFEANC, from the coding sequence ATGTCTATGGCATATGAAGAATATATGAAACAAATGGTAAAGCCGATGCGTGAGGAGCTTGTACAGGCAGGTTTTAAAGAGCTGACGGCTTCAGAAGGTGTAGAGCAGTTTATGGAAGGTCTTGAAGGGACAGCTCTTGTGGTTGTCAATTCAGTTTGCGGCTGTGCCGCTGGACTGGCTCGACCGGCTGCAACACAGGCCGTTTTACGCAGTGAAAAAAAACCTGATCATTTAGTGACGGTGTTTGCAGGACAGGATAAAGAAGCAACAGCTAAAATGCGCGAGTACTTTGATGGATATGAGCCTTCATCACCTTCTATGGCTCTTTTAAAAGGGAAGGAAGTTGTACACTTCATTCACCGCCATGATATTGAAGACCATTCCATGGAAGCGATCATGGAAAATCTTCTTGCTGCTTTTGAGGCGAATTGCTGA
- a CDS encoding ABC-F family ATP-binding cassette domain-containing protein has product MKMISVENVTKTYGEKELFTDISFTIAEKERAGLIGVNGTGKSSLLKVIAGVDLPDSGEIVTPRDYTISYSAQQSELNYDLTVLEQVFAGDAPILVLQREYEQALLELRMHPEDSDIQQNLFELQKRMDTLDAWEVNTDAKTILTKLGIEEFSKKIGELSGGQKKRVALAQVLIQSPDLLILDEPTNHLDFESVKWLEEYLGRYRGALLLVTHDRYFLDRVTNRMFELEGGNLYSYKGNYAAFLEAKAVREENEAAAIDKQKNLFRRELEWIRRGAKARTTKQKARIQRFETLDSQLASVKSSEKLDMSLSGSRLGKQVFELESASKKYGTQRILDQFDLLVKPGDRIGIIGRNGTGKSTLLNILAGRIPLDSGKRIIGQTVKIAYYTQESEDMDENRRMIEYLKETAEVVETSDGKTISAAQMLERFLFPAYSHGTPIRKLSGGEKRRLYLLKILMSEPNVLLLDEPTNNLDTQTLTVLEDYLEDFPGVVITVSHDRYFLDKVAEQLLVLKGEGKIESYYGNYSEFLESENAKPVQEIDPAPKKARETKPKKKRMSYKEKKEWEEIEGKIEAAETRLEAIASEMASIGSDFEKGQALVDEETNLNEELEYLIERWSYLSETAENE; this is encoded by the coding sequence ATGAAGATGATCTCTGTGGAAAATGTTACAAAAACATATGGAGAGAAAGAACTTTTTACTGATATATCTTTTACAATCGCTGAAAAGGAAAGAGCAGGATTGATCGGTGTAAACGGTACAGGGAAATCTTCCCTGCTGAAAGTGATTGCCGGTGTTGACCTGCCAGACTCTGGAGAAATAGTCACGCCGAGAGATTACACCATTTCATATTCAGCACAGCAGTCTGAACTGAACTATGATTTAACGGTTCTCGAGCAGGTTTTTGCAGGAGATGCGCCAATTCTTGTACTGCAGAGAGAATATGAACAAGCCCTGTTGGAGCTTAGAATGCACCCTGAAGATTCAGACATTCAGCAAAATCTTTTTGAACTTCAAAAAAGAATGGATACCCTTGATGCCTGGGAAGTGAACACCGATGCAAAAACGATACTCACTAAGCTGGGTATCGAGGAGTTCAGCAAAAAGATTGGAGAGCTTTCTGGCGGGCAAAAAAAACGGGTTGCGCTGGCGCAAGTACTGATCCAGTCACCTGACTTGCTGATTCTTGACGAGCCGACAAATCATCTTGATTTTGAATCGGTCAAATGGCTGGAAGAATATCTGGGCAGGTACAGGGGGGCGCTGCTCCTTGTAACACATGACCGTTATTTCCTTGACCGGGTTACAAATAGAATGTTTGAACTTGAAGGCGGAAATCTATACAGCTATAAAGGGAATTATGCTGCATTCCTTGAAGCAAAGGCGGTAAGAGAGGAAAATGAGGCAGCAGCCATTGATAAGCAGAAAAATCTATTCAGAAGGGAACTGGAATGGATCAGACGAGGTGCAAAAGCCCGTACCACCAAGCAAAAGGCCAGAATTCAGCGGTTCGAAACCCTTGACAGCCAGCTTGCTTCAGTTAAATCCTCCGAAAAATTGGATATGTCCCTAAGCGGCAGCCGCCTCGGAAAACAGGTATTTGAACTCGAATCTGCTTCAAAAAAGTACGGCACTCAAAGGATTCTGGATCAGTTTGATCTTCTTGTAAAACCAGGAGATAGAATAGGGATTATTGGAAGAAATGGAACAGGGAAATCTACTCTGCTTAACATACTGGCAGGCAGGATTCCGCTTGACTCAGGTAAGCGCATTATTGGGCAGACGGTAAAAATCGCTTACTATACCCAGGAGAGCGAAGATATGGATGAGAACAGGCGCATGATCGAATATCTCAAAGAAACAGCAGAAGTGGTTGAAACTTCCGATGGCAAAACGATTTCTGCAGCTCAAATGCTTGAGCGCTTTCTATTTCCGGCGTATTCTCACGGCACTCCTATCCGCAAGCTTTCCGGAGGGGAAAAACGCAGGCTGTATTTATTAAAAATCTTAATGTCTGAGCCTAATGTTCTTCTTCTTGATGAGCCGACCAATAACCTTGATACCCAAACCCTGACGGTTCTCGAAGATTATCTTGAAGATTTTCCTGGCGTAGTCATAACAGTTTCACATGACCGCTACTTCCTGGATAAAGTGGCTGAGCAGCTTCTTGTATTAAAAGGAGAGGGCAAAATCGAATCCTACTATGGAAATTACAGTGAATTTCTTGAAAGCGAGAATGCAAAGCCTGTTCAGGAAATTGATCCTGCCCCCAAAAAAGCGAGGGAAACTAAGCCTAAAAAGAAGAGAATGAGCTACAAAGAAAAAAAGGAATGGGAAGAAATCGAGGGTAAAATTGAAGCGGCTGAAACCCGTCTCGAAGCGATCGCCTCTGAAATGGCCAGCATCGGGAGCGACTTTGAAAAGGGCCAGGCTTTAGTAGATGAAGAAACCAATCTGAATGAAGAGCTTGAATACTTAATCGAGAGATGGAGCTACCTATCAGAGACAGCTGAGAATGAGTGA
- a CDS encoding HD domain-containing protein yields the protein MEKIIHITEKFVRDTLGEDTTGHDWHHIERVRKIALYIAKKEQAGDSFLIEMAALLHDIPDAKLNTSKESGERKLSDFLQEIEIAEEASSSIKTIIDSVSFKGGNNQKVLSVEAKIVQDADRLDAIGAVGIARAFAYGGKKGQPIYDPCLEIRKEMTEDEYRNGKSSSINHFYEKLLKLRDLLNTDTAREMAEERHQMMEQYLHQFFKEWNGQA from the coding sequence GTGGAAAAAATTATACATATAACAGAAAAATTTGTCCGGGATACACTCGGAGAAGATACAACCGGGCATGACTGGCATCATATTGAGCGGGTGCGAAAGATTGCCCTTTACATAGCCAAAAAGGAACAAGCAGGAGATTCTTTTTTAATTGAAATGGCAGCGTTGCTTCATGATATACCCGATGCAAAGCTGAACACTTCAAAGGAATCGGGAGAAAGGAAGCTATCTGATTTTCTGCAGGAAATTGAGATCGCAGAAGAAGCTTCCAGCAGCATTAAGACAATTATTGATTCAGTTTCTTTTAAAGGCGGCAATAACCAGAAGGTCTTAAGCGTGGAAGCCAAAATAGTCCAGGATGCGGACCGATTGGATGCGATTGGTGCTGTGGGGATTGCACGAGCATTTGCCTATGGCGGCAAAAAAGGGCAGCCGATTTATGATCCCTGCCTTGAAATCAGAAAGGAAATGACAGAAGATGAATACCGGAATGGGAAGTCATCATCAATTAATCATTTTTACGAAAAGCTATTGAAGCTGAGAGACCTGCTGAATACTGACACTGCCAGGGAAATGGCAGAAGAGCGACATCAAATGATGGAGCAGTATCTGCATCAATTTTTTAAAGAATGGAATGGTCAAGCATGA
- a CDS encoding conserved virulence factor C family protein, which produces MKIKAIEPTPSPNTMKVILDEELPMGKANNYKKDKKEGAPQIILDILEIEGIKGVYHVADFLAVERNAKYDWKELLPQVRSAFGEDIENEGPEENGIDEHFGEVQVLVQMYKGIPMQVKLTDGTEEKRFALPENYIKAVSEAQDPADNVVMVRKWKEFGVRYGDFDQVGHDIVEELMAAYPEGRLQILVKMAKNPDKTEEKLARSLFKLSVEDLNSPDWRERYQKLEQMDDPELEDLPVLEKALKDEKASIRRLATVYLGMIEDKSVLPLLYRALKDKTVTVRRTAGDCLSDLGFEEAMDAMKEALQDDSKLVRWRAAMFLYEVGDESALPALKAAEDDPEFEVSMQIKLAIERIEHGEEAKGSVWKQMTESRKQGQE; this is translated from the coding sequence TTGAAAATAAAAGCAATCGAGCCAACACCAAGTCCAAATACAATGAAGGTTATTCTTGATGAAGAGCTTCCGATGGGTAAAGCCAATAATTATAAAAAGGATAAAAAAGAAGGAGCTCCACAGATTATTCTTGATATTCTTGAAATCGAAGGAATCAAAGGGGTTTACCATGTTGCCGATTTCCTTGCTGTCGAAAGAAATGCCAAATATGACTGGAAAGAGCTTCTCCCTCAAGTAAGATCCGCTTTTGGCGAGGATATAGAAAATGAAGGGCCGGAAGAAAACGGGATCGATGAACATTTTGGTGAGGTACAGGTGTTAGTCCAAATGTATAAAGGAATCCCCATGCAGGTGAAACTGACTGATGGCACGGAAGAAAAGCGTTTTGCACTTCCTGAAAACTATATCAAAGCTGTTTCAGAGGCTCAGGATCCTGCTGATAATGTTGTCATGGTCCGCAAGTGGAAAGAATTCGGTGTCCGCTATGGAGACTTTGACCAGGTTGGACATGATATTGTAGAAGAACTAATGGCTGCCTATCCAGAAGGAAGACTCCAGATACTTGTGAAAATGGCAAAAAACCCTGATAAAACGGAGGAAAAACTCGCACGTTCCCTTTTTAAACTGTCTGTCGAAGATCTGAATTCCCCAGATTGGCGGGAGCGCTATCAAAAACTCGAACAGATGGATGATCCTGAACTGGAGGACCTGCCTGTTCTTGAAAAAGCGCTTAAAGATGAGAAGGCTTCAATCAGAAGACTTGCTACAGTTTATCTTGGGATGATTGAGGATAAGAGTGTCCTGCCTCTCCTGTACCGAGCATTAAAGGATAAAACGGTCACTGTAAGACGTACAGCAGGGGACTGTTTGTCTGACCTGGGATTCGAAGAAGCAATGGACGCCATGAAGGAAGCATTGCAGGACGACAGTAAACTTGTACGCTGGCGTGCGGCCATGTTCCTTTACGAAGTGGGTGATGAAAGTGCGCTACCTGCTTTAAAAGCAGCAGAAGACGATCCGGAATTCGAAGTCAGCATGCAAATCAAATTGGCAATTGAAAGAATTGAACATGGAGAAGAAGCAAAAGGATCAGTTTGGAAACAGATGACTGAATCCCGAAAACAGGGCCAGGAATAA
- a CDS encoding amidohydrolase family protein, which produces MKVIDAHIHFSDITSFHHTANELSFVDYSYYGHQQEFQKANVVLSIAMGLTETENMGFPDYEARTPMGLDLDDKIPANVVYCAGINPYDLNEGALQRLEDDLKKPNVAGIKIYLGYYPFYAYDEVYEPVYALAAKYGVPVVFHTGDTYSERGLLKYSHPLAIDEVAVKHRNVNFIMAHFGDPWTLTGAEIIYKNPNVYADLSGLIVGTEKELKKRSEGIFLDHLRHALVFADSYDKLLFGTDWPLAPVGPYIEFIKELIPEEHHEDVFYNTAIKVFPKIKPFLP; this is translated from the coding sequence ATGAAAGTCATAGATGCACATATTCATTTTTCTGATATTACATCATTTCATCATACTGCCAATGAACTCTCATTTGTAGATTATTCATATTATGGGCACCAGCAGGAGTTCCAAAAAGCAAATGTAGTTTTGAGCATTGCAATGGGACTTACTGAAACAGAAAATATGGGCTTTCCGGATTATGAAGCAAGAACACCTATGGGGCTTGACCTGGATGATAAGATACCGGCTAATGTTGTTTACTGCGCTGGCATCAATCCATATGATCTCAATGAAGGGGCTCTTCAAAGGCTGGAGGATGATCTGAAAAAGCCTAACGTGGCAGGGATTAAGATTTACCTGGGGTATTATCCTTTCTACGCCTATGATGAGGTTTATGAACCTGTGTATGCACTCGCTGCAAAATATGGAGTTCCTGTTGTATTTCATACAGGGGATACTTATTCAGAGAGGGGATTGCTTAAGTATTCTCACCCCCTTGCTATTGACGAGGTTGCTGTTAAACACCGGAATGTCAATTTCATAATGGCTCATTTCGGAGATCCATGGACGCTGACGGGAGCTGAAATCATATACAAGAATCCTAATGTCTATGCCGATCTTTCAGGCCTGATTGTCGGAACAGAAAAAGAATTGAAGAAGCGCAGCGAAGGAATATTTTTGGATCATCTGAGGCATGCTTTAGTGTTTGCAGATTCTTACGATAAATTGCTGTTTGGAACCGATTGGCCGCTTGCGCCAGTGGGCCCATATATTGAATTTATTAAAGAACTCATACCTGAAGAGCATCATGAAGATGTTTTTTACAATACCGCTATAAAGGTTTTTCCTAAAATCAAGCCTTTTCTGCCATAG
- the ilvD gene encoding dihydroxy-acid dehydratase, with product MRSDMIKKGTDRAPHRSLLRAAGVKEEDFGKPFIAVCNSYIDIVPGHVHLQEFGKIVKEAIREAGGVPFEFNTIGVDDGIAMGHIGMRYSLPSREIIADSLETVVSAHWFDGMVCIPNCDKITPGMMMGALRVNIPTLFVSGGPMKAGVDSSGKPLSLSSVFEGVGAFESGQIDEQKLLEIEQVACPTCGSCSGMFTANSMNCLAEGLGLALPGNGTILAVSEERKEFVKRSAKQLMELIKKDIKPRDIVTIDAIDNAFALDMAMGGSTNTVLHTLALAHEAEIEYPIERINEIANRVPHLAKIAPASDYHIEDVHNAGGVSAIINELLKKPDALNGDCLTVTGKPLRENVAGSEILDKNVIRTLENPHSERGGLAVLFGNLAPEGSIIKVGAVDESVGGYHRGPAICFDSQEEALSGIITGKVQEGHVVVIRYEGPKGGPGMPEMLAPTSQIVGRGLGAKVGLITDGRFSGASRGISIGHISPEAAEGGPIAFVENGDIIELDLNNRTINLEISDEEFEKRKANWKGFEPKVKKGYLARYSKLVTNASTGGVMKI from the coding sequence ATGAGAAGTGATATGATCAAAAAAGGAACAGACAGGGCTCCGCACCGCAGCTTGCTGCGTGCTGCCGGAGTAAAGGAAGAAGATTTCGGAAAACCATTTATTGCTGTGTGCAATTCCTATATTGATATCGTACCTGGACATGTGCATTTGCAGGAATTTGGTAAAATTGTTAAAGAAGCAATCCGTGAAGCAGGTGGCGTTCCATTTGAATTTAATACCATTGGAGTAGATGATGGAATTGCTATGGGCCATATTGGCATGCGCTATTCTCTGCCAAGCCGCGAAATCATTGCAGACTCACTTGAAACCGTTGTTTCTGCACACTGGTTTGACGGAATGGTCTGTATCCCGAACTGCGATAAAATTACGCCTGGAATGATGATGGGGGCTTTAAGGGTTAACATTCCAACCCTTTTTGTCAGCGGAGGCCCTATGAAAGCTGGCGTTGATTCAAGCGGAAAACCTTTATCTTTAAGCTCTGTCTTTGAGGGTGTAGGTGCCTTTGAATCTGGACAAATCGATGAACAAAAGCTTCTGGAAATTGAGCAGGTTGCATGTCCGACTTGCGGATCATGTTCCGGGATGTTCACTGCAAATTCCATGAACTGCCTTGCAGAAGGACTGGGTCTTGCGCTTCCTGGCAATGGCACGATTCTGGCAGTATCAGAAGAGAGAAAAGAATTTGTTAAACGTTCAGCCAAGCAGCTGATGGAATTAATCAAAAAAGACATCAAGCCTCGCGATATTGTTACAATTGATGCAATTGACAATGCGTTTGCCCTGGATATGGCAATGGGCGGGTCAACCAATACAGTTCTTCACACATTGGCACTTGCTCACGAAGCCGAAATTGAATATCCGATTGAACGTATTAATGAGATTGCTAACCGGGTTCCGCATTTAGCCAAGATTGCTCCTGCTTCAGATTATCATATTGAAGATGTTCATAATGCCGGTGGAGTAAGTGCGATCATTAATGAATTGCTTAAAAAGCCGGACGCCCTGAATGGAGATTGTCTGACAGTTACCGGAAAGCCGCTAAGGGAGAATGTAGCAGGCAGTGAAATCCTGGATAAAAATGTAATCCGAACTTTGGAGAATCCACATTCTGAACGCGGCGGGCTGGCAGTTCTGTTTGGAAATCTTGCTCCTGAAGGCTCAATTATAAAAGTCGGTGCTGTTGATGAGTCAGTAGGCGGATACCATAGAGGACCAGCCATCTGCTTTGATTCGCAGGAAGAGGCATTATCCGGAATCATTACCGGCAAAGTGCAGGAAGGCCATGTTGTAGTCATTCGATATGAGGGTCCTAAAGGAGGGCCTGGAATGCCGGAGATGCTTGCACCTACTTCCCAGATTGTCGGCCGTGGACTTGGGGCAAAAGTCGGCCTGATTACAGATGGCCGTTTCTCAGGCGCTTCTCGGGGAATCAGCATTGGACACATCTCTCCAGAGGCTGCTGAAGGCGGGCCTATTGCATTCGTGGAAAATGGAGATATCATTGAATTGGATTTGAATAACCGTACAATTAACCTGGAAATCTCAGATGAAGAATTTGAAAAACGCAAAGCCAATTGGAAAGGCTTCGAGCCAAAGGTCAAAAAAGGGTATCTTGCCCGTTATTCGAAGCTTGTGACTAATGCCAGCACAGGCGGCGTTATGAAAATTTAA
- a CDS encoding class I SAM-dependent methyltransferase has protein sequence MIITTAGRTNEAMVEKAKKMAEQLGAEYISRNKRSVGMIQKQVPEDCIVVGKERLELFPVGESQPFFFHPSSAMFRVKRLQKGEGDPFLQAAGLKEGSSILDCTLGLASDSITASYAAGSKGKVTGLEGNKYLSFLVANGLRQWDSGLESMNQAMRRIKVESSMALPYLKKLPPDSYDVVYFDPMFEEKILESEGIKALRNFAVYEDLSEEVIFHAKRAARQRVVLKDHFRSSRFARYGFKVIERKSSKFHFGIIEK, from the coding sequence ATGATTATTACAACTGCCGGACGCACCAATGAAGCAATGGTAGAAAAAGCAAAAAAAATGGCCGAACAATTGGGAGCAGAATATATCAGCAGGAATAAAAGGTCTGTAGGAATGATCCAAAAACAAGTTCCTGAAGACTGCATAGTAGTTGGAAAAGAACGTTTGGAGCTTTTTCCGGTTGGTGAAAGCCAGCCATTCTTCTTTCATCCCAGTTCAGCGATGTTCAGAGTAAAACGTCTCCAAAAAGGAGAGGGTGATCCTTTTCTTCAGGCCGCCGGGCTTAAAGAAGGCAGCAGTATTCTCGATTGTACCCTTGGACTGGCCTCGGACAGCATAACAGCCAGTTATGCAGCAGGGAGTAAAGGCAAAGTTACAGGACTGGAAGGAAATAAATATCTTTCCTTCCTGGTGGCGAATGGGCTTAGACAATGGGACTCGGGACTTGAGAGTATGAATCAGGCAATGAGAAGAATAAAGGTGGAATCCTCAATGGCCCTTCCTTATTTGAAAAAATTGCCCCCTGACAGTTATGATGTTGTCTATTTTGATCCCATGTTTGAAGAAAAAATCCTTGAGTCAGAGGGGATTAAAGCACTAAGGAACTTTGCTGTTTATGAGGACCTGTCAGAGGAAGTTATTTTTCATGCAAAAAGAGCAGCCAGACAGAGAGTAGTTCTGAAGGATCACTTTAGAAGTTCCAGGTTTGCCCGATATGGCTTCAAAGTAATTGAAAGAAAGTCATCGAAATTTCATTTTGGTATAATTGAAAAATAA
- a CDS encoding DegV family protein — protein MAKIAWVTDSTAFLNNELRNHPHLYQIPMTIIMDDKEFTDGVDLTPEELYASLKTLDTPPKTSQPSIGAFRDLYENLQKDYDCIIAVLVSAKLSGTVSSSEQAAQLVDIPVHSIDSKILSYPLTRLILKGMELAEAGLDIKDIIRRLEALRDTGETYVLIGSLEQLHRSGRMFGVQFFLGSMLNVKPIISVHDGELSVKEKARSERKAKDKIVKLLRDAHERKPLKEVFILYGLHPEEAETWKKELQGEFTGVEFGCYSLGATIGVHAGENTLGISWLNGLE, from the coding sequence GTGGCTAAAATTGCATGGGTAACAGACAGCACGGCTTTTTTAAATAACGAGTTAAGAAACCATCCTCACTTGTACCAGATTCCAATGACCATCATTATGGATGACAAAGAATTTACTGATGGGGTTGATTTAACACCGGAAGAACTTTATGCGAGTTTAAAAACCCTGGATACCCCTCCAAAAACTTCCCAGCCATCCATCGGCGCTTTCAGGGATTTATACGAAAATCTGCAGAAGGACTATGACTGTATCATCGCTGTTCTTGTATCGGCAAAGCTCAGCGGGACCGTTTCTTCCAGTGAACAGGCCGCCCAGCTGGTTGATATACCAGTACACAGCATAGACTCCAAGATATTATCATACCCTTTAACAAGATTAATCCTTAAAGGGATGGAATTAGCAGAAGCCGGACTGGATATTAAAGACATTATCCGCAGGCTTGAGGCACTTCGAGATACAGGCGAAACATATGTCCTCATTGGGAGTCTTGAACAGCTTCATAGAAGCGGCAGGATGTTCGGAGTCCAATTTTTCCTGGGCAGCATGCTAAATGTAAAGCCGATCATTTCCGTTCATGATGGTGAATTAAGCGTAAAGGAGAAAGCCAGAAGCGAGAGAAAGGCAAAAGACAAAATTGTGAAGCTGCTGAGGGATGCACATGAGAGAAAACCGCTGAAGGAAGTATTCATCCTATACGGTTTACATCCGGAAGAAGCGGAAACTTGGAAGAAGGAACTCCAGGGAGAATTTACTGGAGTTGAATTTGGATGCTATTCTTTGGGGGCCACCATTGGCGTCCATGCAGGAGAAAATACACTTGGCATCAGCTGGCTGAATGGCCTGGAATAA